In Leptospira stimsonii, the genomic stretch CTTGCTTTTTAATCGATTTGATGATTTCAAACGTTAGACGCGTTTGAGTTTATTGAAAAAGAAAGTCTTCTTTGTTTTCTCTTTCTTGCTCCCAGGAAAAAACTGTGTCCCGGAGTTGCGGAGTGTTGCCTTCCACGGTCGCAACTAAGATGTATTCCTCTTTTTTTCGAAATTCTTCCGGATTCTTTTTTAGGATGAGTTTTCCTGATCGAATCAAGTCCAGAACATGAAGTAAAAAGGGATCTTTTTCCGATCGGGAAAGTTCTTTCATCGCGGTATAGAAGGGTGTGATTCCCTTATGAAACCAATCGACGATCTCATTCTTCCCAAATGGCCAGAGTTGTGAAAGTTGAATCGTCTCTTCACGAAGGAGCGACTTTCCTTGGAACGGTTTTTGTAGATGTCTGCATTGAAAGTAGAGTTCGTGATTGATTTCTCTCGGGAAAGTCTTTCCGTATCCGGACCCGATCCATTCGATCCACGCCTTTTTTTCCTTTGCGGGTAGGGAAGGAATCAGTGCGAAGAGATAATTCTGATTTTTGAATATTCGAGAAGTCGAAAGGTGATCCAATACTTCGTAAGGAATCATATATTGACCTTTTTGCCATTCTAAAACCAGAGGAATTTTCTCTATGTCGAGATACTCCACCGGAGTTTCGGTTCTTACTACGTCTCCGAATTGTGTGAGAATATAAATGAACGAAAGAAGTTCCTGTCGATTCATCTTTCGAATCAGAGTATCCGGATCTAGATTTCTATGCAATGCATGTCTAAGTAGATTGTATTGTTCGACGGGGAATTGTCCCGGTGACAATATGATCCCAAGAAATTTTTCCATTTTCTTGAGGCTATGTCGATCCACGAGATCCAGGTTTCCAGAAATCAAAAATGGCATAGGTTTAAAGGGCTCTGTGTCCGATGTCTTTTCTATAAAACGTTTTGGGAGCCTGGATATTTTCCAGGAAGGAATAAGCTTGAGATACCGAACTCTTTAGATCGGATCCATAGGCTACTACTCCGAGAATTCTTCCCCCGGATGAAAAAACTTTTCCATCTTTTTTTAGAGTTCCCGCATGAAAAAGATAAGTGTTTTGACCAAGAGTTTCCGGTAGATTTAAGGGAATATTTTTTTCGTAAGAATCAGGATAACCTTTTGCGGCGAGTACTACTACAGTAGCGGCTCCTTTTTTTACCGAAGCTTGGATTCCTTGAATTTTACCTGTGGAAGCCGTATAAAGAAGTTCTAATAGATCTCCATCCAACATCGCGAGAACGCATTGTGTTTCGGGGTCTCCGAATCTACAGTTGAACTCTACGACACGAGGTTCTCCATCGGGAGATATCATAAGTCCCGCATAAAGAAGTCCTCGATATGGATGTCCTTTTTTACGAAAGACTTCAAACATTCTATCAAAGACTCTTTCTTTCACTTTTTCTAATATAGAATCGGTTACGACCGGAGCCGGGCAATAGGCTCCCATGCCGCCCGTATTCGGTCCTTGATCTCCGTCATAGGCTCTTTTGTGATCCTGCGCGGCGGGTAATAAAAAGTAAGAATCTCCGTCTGACACCGCAAAGATGGACGCTTCTTGCCCGTCCATAAACTCTTCGATCACGACTTGGTTTCCGCTTTCTCCGAATTTTTTCTCTTGAAAGATTTCCTTGAGAGCGTTGATCGCCATTTTCTTCGTTGTCGCGACTGTAACACCTTTGCCGGCGGCGAGCCCGTCCGCTTTGATTACGATCGGAATCTTCTTAGTTTCCAGATAGTTTAGGGAACTATAATATTCAGTAAATGTTGCATACTCCGCCGTAGGAACCTTTGCTTCCATCATTAAGGATTTTGCGAAGTCTTTCGAACCTTCGACCTGTGCGCAGTAAGAATCCGGTCCGAAGGTAGGAATTTTAAGCTCCGCAGTCCAGTCCGCAAAGCCGGCTACGAGAGGATCTTCCGGTCCTACTACGATAAAATCGAAAGGATTTTGTTTTAAGAATGACTGGACCGATTCTTTCGATAAAACGTTAAACGAATTCGGAGGGAGAATCTCTTGATCAGAGAATCCGCCGTTTCCGGGAAATACCTTCAATTCGCTTAACAAAGGCGATTTACGGAGATGGAAGGCGATCGCGCTTTCTCTTCCACCCGAGCCGATCAGAAGAACTTTCAACTTATCCTGCAAGGTTTTGAATCCCCTTTTTGAGAACTTCCACTTTATCGATCAGAGTGTTTAACTTTTCTCTCTCTTTTTCCACCACGTCCGGTGCGGCCTTGGAAAGAAATCCGGGATTCGCCAATTTTGTTTCGAGTTTTTCCTTTTCAATCTCGGATTTTTGAAGTTCCTTTTCGAGTCGGGCTTTCTCTTTTTCAATGTCGATCAATCCTTCCAAAGGAAGAACGATTTCACCTTTCGTAAAATGCGAAACCGAATCCGTTTTCTGGACGTCGTACGCCGAATCTACCTTGATCGATTCCAATCGTGCGAGTTGAAGAAGCGAAACTTCATTCTCTTGTATCGCGGATTGCGCCAAAGAATCTCCGGATTTGACGATCGCCTTACACTTCTTATCCGGTGTGACACCGTTTTCGGCGCGCATAACGCGGATCTTAGTCACGATTTCTTGGAGAAGGTTGAGTTTCTGTACTCCGAGAGCGTCGGACGAAATCGGATAGGCTTTTGGATACGGGGTCGTTGCAAGAAATTGATCCGAAAACACGGAGTGAACTTCCTCCGTTAAAAAAGGCATAAAAGGATGCAAAAGTCCTAATGCACGAGTTAGGACATCCACAAGAACTTGTTTTGCGACTTCCGCAGAGCGAGGAGAAACTTTTCCATACGCTCTTGGTTTTACGAGTTCGATATACCAGTCGCAGAAATCTCCCCAGACGAATTCGTAAATCGACGCCGCCATTTCATAAAAGTGAAATTTAGAATGTGCCTTGTCATATTCTTCCAGACAATGATTGAATCGGGAAAGAATCCACTGATCCATCGGTTCCAAATCTTTTTCGATTTCGGGAGTGATTCCGGTCGGGGCAAAGGATTCTTCCAGGTTCATAAGAATAAAACGGGAAGAATTCCAGATTTTGTTGCAAAAGGAACGATATCCATCTAACCGAGATTCGTCGAAAAGAATGTCTTTTCCTTCCGGAAGAGTTGCCGCCAAGAAAAAACGGAACGAGTCGGTTCCGTATTTTTCCATCATAACGAGAGGATCGATTACGTTTCCGATCGACTTGGAGAATTTTTTCCCGTCCTTATCTCTGACAAGACCATGTATGAGTACTTTATGAAATGGTGGTGCTTCCATAAATTTCATTCCCATCATAATCATTCTGGAGACCCAGAAGAAGATGATGTCGAAACCGGTGACAAGAACCGAAGTGGGATAGTATCTTTTTAGATCAGCGGTTTGCTCGGGCCATCCCATCGAAGAGAAAGGCCAGAGCTGAGAAGAAAACCAAGTATCGAGTACGTCCGGGTCTGGTTCCACTTCTTTTGACCCGCAGGAAGGACAGATGGTCACTGGAGTTTCCGATACTTCAATGTGTTTACATGTTTTGCAATGATACGCGGGAATTTTGTGGCCCCACCATAGTTGTCTGGAGATACACCAATCTCGAATATTGTTCATCCATTCGAAAAAAGTTTTTTCCCACATCTTAGGAACGAATTCCACCTGACCCGTTTGAACCGCTTTTACCGCGAGATCGGCAAGTGGTCGAATCTTTACGAACCACTGAGTAGAAAGATAAGGTTCAATCACGGCTCCACCTCTGGAGTTGTGTCCGACCGCGTGGATATGATCTTCGATTTTTTCGATGAGTCCTTTTGCTTCGAGATCCGCTACGACTTTCTTGCGTGCCTCAAAACGATCCAAGCCTTGATAGGCGCCTGCGTTTCCATTCATCGTTCCATCGGGATTCATGATAAGAAGCGGTTTGAGTCCGAGTCTTTGTCCGGCCTCGAAGTCGTTTGCGTCGTGCGCCGGAGTAATTTTGACGAGACCGGATCCGAATTCTTTATCCACAAAAGAATCGAAGAGAAGAGGGATTTGTCTATTTGTCAGAGGCAATTCTAAGATTACATCTTTCAAAGACGAATAACGTGCGTCTTCGGGATTCGCGCAGACGGCGACATCTCCGAGCATCGTTTCCGGTCTCGTAGTCGCAACGACCACGAATTGATCCTTTTTACCGTGGATCGGATATTTGATATGATAGAGTTTTCCTTTCGTCTCTCTGAACTCCACTTCGAGATCTGAGATCGCAGTTTGAGAAGCGGG encodes the following:
- a CDS encoding valine--tRNA ligase, whose product is MKKQIGDRYEPKEVENKWISLWEEKKSFVPNPNSNESFSIVIPPPNVTGSLHIGHALNHTIQDILIRIERKKGKSTLWLPGMDHAGIATQMVVERELAKEGKKRTDFTREEFENKVWDWKEHSGGMITRQQRLLGESVDWSRERFTFDEGLSKAVFKVFKSLFDEGLIYRGERIINWCPASQTAISDLEVEFRETKGKLYHIKYPIHGKKDQFVVVATTRPETMLGDVAVCANPEDARYSSLKDVILELPLTNRQIPLLFDSFVDKEFGSGLVKITPAHDANDFEAGQRLGLKPLLIMNPDGTMNGNAGAYQGLDRFEARKKVVADLEAKGLIEKIEDHIHAVGHNSRGGAVIEPYLSTQWFVKIRPLADLAVKAVQTGQVEFVPKMWEKTFFEWMNNIRDWCISRQLWWGHKIPAYHCKTCKHIEVSETPVTICPSCGSKEVEPDPDVLDTWFSSQLWPFSSMGWPEQTADLKRYYPTSVLVTGFDIIFFWVSRMIMMGMKFMEAPPFHKVLIHGLVRDKDGKKFSKSIGNVIDPLVMMEKYGTDSFRFFLAATLPEGKDILFDESRLDGYRSFCNKIWNSSRFILMNLEESFAPTGITPEIEKDLEPMDQWILSRFNHCLEEYDKAHSKFHFYEMAASIYEFVWGDFCDWYIELVKPRAYGKVSPRSAEVAKQVLVDVLTRALGLLHPFMPFLTEEVHSVFSDQFLATTPYPKAYPISSDALGVQKLNLLQEIVTKIRVMRAENGVTPDKKCKAIVKSGDSLAQSAIQENEVSLLQLARLESIKVDSAYDVQKTDSVSHFTKGEIVLPLEGLIDIEKEKARLEKELQKSEIEKEKLETKLANPGFLSKAAPDVVEKEREKLNTLIDKVEVLKKGIQNLAG
- the purD gene encoding phosphoribosylamine--glycine ligase, with amino-acid sequence MQDKLKVLLIGSGGRESAIAFHLRKSPLLSELKVFPGNGGFSDQEILPPNSFNVLSKESVQSFLKQNPFDFIVVGPEDPLVAGFADWTAELKIPTFGPDSYCAQVEGSKDFAKSLMMEAKVPTAEYATFTEYYSSLNYLETKKIPIVIKADGLAAGKGVTVATTKKMAINALKEIFQEKKFGESGNQVVIEEFMDGQEASIFAVSDGDSYFLLPAAQDHKRAYDGDQGPNTGGMGAYCPAPVVTDSILEKVKERVFDRMFEVFRKKGHPYRGLLYAGLMISPDGEPRVVEFNCRFGDPETQCVLAMLDGDLLELLYTASTGKIQGIQASVKKGAATVVVLAAKGYPDSYEKNIPLNLPETLGQNTYLFHAGTLKKDGKVFSSGGRILGVVAYGSDLKSSVSQAYSFLENIQAPKTFYRKDIGHRAL